The following proteins are co-located in the Patescibacteria group bacterium genome:
- the der gene encoding ribosome biogenesis GTPase Der, giving the protein MATVALIGRPNVGKSSIFNRLIGQRVAIEAREAGTTRDRIFGIANYRGTEFTVIDVAGIDSARTDFNMSVREQIETAKLQADVVILILDSQTGILTEDQIVIDQVRAMGKPTIVVANKADGLGQTNAVESWPSIGFGKILPVSAIHNNGIDDLQKQILAKLPNKSDAPKQPKNMVKVAIIGRPNVGKSTLLNNIAGEQRAVVSNVAGTTRDNIDITLPYKEMQFQFIDTAGIRKRGKIEVGIEKFAVTRAVDAVQKCDVAFLLVNAMEGPTANDAHIAGIVLEFGKGLVIAVNKWDSYLKDFAEKNAKKTNAETGNLDDLAQREFLADLQATFAFIPWVVVIFISAADGLNVHKLLEQAHKVYHTRMINLEQSQLDNIATVAMANNGNLPLIYKIEQIGSNPPTFAVYVNRPQTWHFSQSRYIENLIRDHEPFRGTPIKVELVPYSKSQPKKH; this is encoded by the coding sequence ATGGCAACGGTAGCACTAATTGGACGACCAAATGTAGGAAAATCGTCCATTTTTAATCGATTAATTGGTCAACGTGTAGCGATTGAGGCACGAGAGGCGGGCACAACTCGTGATCGTATTTTTGGTATCGCCAACTATCGCGGTACCGAGTTTACGGTAATTGATGTAGCCGGAATTGACTCAGCCAGAACCGATTTTAATATGTCGGTTAGAGAACAAATAGAAACGGCTAAACTTCAAGCAGACGTAGTAATTCTAATTTTAGATAGTCAAACCGGCATTTTAACCGAAGATCAAATTGTAATTGATCAAGTTCGCGCCATGGGCAAACCAACTATTGTAGTAGCCAACAAGGCCGATGGCTTAGGGCAAACCAACGCGGTGGAAAGCTGGCCAAGCATTGGGTTTGGCAAAATATTACCGGTTTCGGCCATTCATAACAACGGCATCGATGATTTACAAAAACAGATTCTAGCCAAGTTGCCAAACAAATCAGACGCGCCTAAACAGCCCAAAAATATGGTTAAAGTGGCCATAATCGGCCGACCAAATGTGGGAAAATCTACTTTGCTAAATAATATTGCCGGCGAACAACGCGCGGTAGTATCAAATGTGGCTGGCACCACAAGAGACAATATCGACATCACCTTGCCATACAAAGAGATGCAATTTCAATTTATAGACACCGCCGGCATTCGCAAACGAGGAAAAATAGAAGTTGGAATCGAAAAATTTGCCGTAACCAGAGCGGTTGATGCGGTGCAAAAGTGTGACGTGGCTTTTTTATTGGTAAACGCAATGGAAGGCCCAACCGCAAACGACGCTCACATAGCCGGAATTGTGTTGGAATTTGGCAAGGGATTAGTGATTGCGGTTAACAAATGGGACAGCTATCTAAAAGATTTTGCCGAAAAAAACGCTAAAAAAACCAATGCGGAAACCGGTAATCTGGATGATTTAGCTCAGCGCGAGTTTTTGGCTGATTTACAAGCTACTTTTGCTTTTATTCCATGGGTTGTGGTGATTTTTATTTCCGCAGCAGACGGGCTAAATGTACACAAATTATTAGAGCAAGCGCACAAAGTTTATCATACTCGTATGATAAATCTGGAACAAAGCCAACTGGACAACATTGCCACAGTGGCAATGGCGAACAATGGCAACTTACCGCTTATATATAAGATAGAACAAATCGGCTCGAACCCTCCCACGTTTGCGGTCTATGTTAATCGCCCACAAACCTGGCATTTCTCACAATCCAGATATATCGAAAACCTTATTAGAGATCACGAACCGTTTCGCGGCACGCCAATTAAAGTTGAGTTAGTACCCTACTCTAAGTCGCAACCAAAAAAGCACTAA
- the lepB gene encoding signal peptidase I — protein MKDIIEKPRPENTEAAQHIQHPIAEHPLGQFLRFIYEIGKTVVVVLVIYTLVHYLLIQPFQVEGSSMERNFHNDEFLMVQKISYAIKAPERGDVIVFKYPLNPSLNYIKRVIGLPGDKLTISDGKVIITNTDNPKGLVLNEGYLDAGKVTSVNGDTAERSWLIENNQYFVMGDNRDHSDDSRSWGTVPKQNLVGKVWVTVYPFSDFGLIAHATY, from the coding sequence TTGAAAGATATCATAGAAAAGCCGCGGCCAGAGAACACAGAGGCCGCGCAACATATTCAGCACCCAATTGCCGAGCATCCGCTGGGTCAGTTTTTGCGATTTATTTACGAAATCGGCAAAACTGTTGTTGTTGTTTTGGTAATTTATACGCTAGTGCACTATTTGTTAATTCAGCCTTTTCAAGTTGAAGGCAGCTCGATGGAGAGAAATTTTCATAACGACGAATTTTTAATGGTACAAAAGATTAGTTATGCAATAAAAGCGCCCGAGCGCGGCGACGTAATCGTATTTAAATACCCCTTAAATCCTAGTTTAAATTATATTAAACGAGTAATCGGCTTACCGGGGGATAAGCTAACTATCTCTGATGGTAAAGTTATCATTACCAATACAGATAATCCAAAAGGATTAGTGCTTAATGAGGGCTACTTAGACGCCGGAAAAGTTACATCGGTTAACGGTGATACCGCCGAGCGTTCATGGCTAATTGAGAACAACCAATATTTTGTGATGGGCGATAATCGAGATCATTCAGACGATTCTCGCAGTTGGGGTACCGTGCCAAAACAAAATTTGGTCGGCAAAGTTTGGGTAACTGTTTATCCGTTTAGCGATTTTGGACTAATTGCCCACGCCACCTACTAG
- a CDS encoding WD40 repeat domain-containing protein encodes MQRQAQLFGAVMAMLFLAGCGGSGGPGGGSIFPPGTREIRFMQSVFDSNELKGRSLVAHWIGPTHPFVDYGPVKFDSVRMHQDLGTLTINADGSLRLVNNTASGTIAFLYSAHHPTGTDDPDAGMEISDQLATITLTPVGTSVSPTDFRVAQGGTMIVAAQADNSRTSGKTIVRIATLAPSRAPTNVPATWTIAPVDAGKMSGANYDGSYTFTGEPNFIGSFTLTAHVIGAKDQPTTPITGTAIAHPVITVSSPTEKQTVVGTINAKFVFQNTTDGFWRVDSGKETLVTGDSFPLDTTLLTNGVHYLNFRAVGPVEEVSMARKFIVNNPHEFKPWSGLIAYSQRDVSDGPFRTFANLITPTGSQEIAGFGSDQLIRWSPDGKYITDGRHLVNRDGTRILTWDRTWDSAFEWFPDSSGILTGFCLGPFNRLLTNGTIEELASDSAATYGHNPAFSRDGQWVYFVHHEHGTYAYLRRVTVTSMLARTYPTENLIKFDTSFNEQVILKATVEGNVVFAYGKSMVLFNPETKSIVARVDGDLGTVYNIELSPDGKYLAVQHSSWVGVVSATTLATVLEIMPPLGSGIQSFAWSPDSTGIAVSNYDDSVTPVEYRVYICRIDDPIPQEILKRGGFGKAANKTRGYEVTGSSLSWTTDNP; translated from the coding sequence ATGCAACGGCAAGCGCAGCTTTTCGGGGCGGTGATGGCGATGTTGTTTCTGGCTGGTTGTGGTGGCAGTGGGGGACCTGGCGGGGGATCAATTTTCCCACCGGGGACGCGGGAGATCAGGTTCATGCAGTCGGTTTTTGATTCCAATGAGCTGAAAGGGCGGTCTCTTGTCGCTCACTGGATTGGGCCCACGCACCCATTCGTTGATTACGGCCCGGTGAAGTTTGACTCGGTGCGCATGCATCAAGATCTAGGAACTTTGACGATCAACGCTGATGGGTCCCTTCGTTTGGTTAACAACACAGCGTCGGGCACAATTGCGTTCTTGTACAGCGCGCATCACCCCACTGGGACTGATGACCCTGATGCCGGGATGGAAATCTCGGATCAGTTGGCAACTATCACTCTTACACCTGTGGGTACGAGTGTGTCGCCAACCGACTTTCGTGTTGCCCAAGGTGGCACGATGATCGTAGCGGCACAAGCAGATAACTCGCGTACTTCAGGCAAGACGATCGTTCGGATCGCCACATTGGCGCCGTCTCGTGCACCGACTAACGTGCCGGCAACATGGACGATTGCACCAGTGGACGCGGGCAAGATGTCAGGCGCAAACTATGATGGTTCGTACACCTTCACTGGTGAACCGAACTTTATTGGTAGTTTCACCCTGACAGCGCATGTTATTGGCGCTAAAGACCAGCCAACAACGCCGATCACTGGCACCGCCATCGCCCATCCGGTGATCACGGTGTCATCGCCAACTGAAAAACAAACAGTGGTTGGCACCATTAACGCCAAATTCGTCTTTCAGAACACCACGGATGGGTTCTGGCGGGTCGATAGTGGCAAAGAGACATTGGTCACCGGAGACTCGTTTCCGTTGGATACCACACTCTTGACCAATGGTGTTCACTACTTGAACTTCCGTGCAGTTGGGCCGGTGGAAGAAGTGAGCATGGCGCGGAAGTTCATTGTCAACAACCCTCACGAGTTTAAGCCGTGGAGCGGGTTAATCGCCTACAGCCAACGTGATGTTTCGGATGGACCCTTTCGAACTTTCGCGAATCTCATCACGCCAACAGGTTCGCAAGAGATTGCCGGCTTTGGTAGTGATCAGCTCATCAGATGGTCACCTGATGGGAAGTATATTACTGATGGCCGGCATCTAGTCAACCGAGATGGTACTCGGATACTGACCTGGGATCGAACGTGGGATTCTGCATTCGAATGGTTTCCAGATAGTTCTGGAATCCTGACCGGATTCTGTCTTGGGCCGTTCAATAGGCTGTTGACAAACGGGACGATAGAGGAACTTGCTAGTGACTCGGCTGCCACTTATGGCCACAACCCCGCATTCTCTCGTGATGGGCAGTGGGTTTACTTCGTTCATCACGAGCATGGCACGTACGCCTACCTCAGACGGGTTACTGTGACTTCAATGTTGGCGCGTACGTATCCAACCGAGAACCTCATCAAGTTTGACACAAGCTTCAACGAGCAAGTGATCCTGAAGGCAACGGTAGAAGGGAATGTTGTATTTGCCTACGGCAAATCGATGGTGCTTTTCAACCCGGAGACCAAGTCGATCGTAGCGCGTGTTGATGGTGACTTGGGGACCGTGTATAACATCGAACTATCACCGGACGGTAAATACCTTGCAGTTCAGCACTCCAGTTGGGTCGGAGTGGTTTCTGCGACTACCCTAGCCACGGTTCTCGAGATCATGCCCCCGCTAGGAAGTGGGATTCAGAGCTTTGCATGGTCTCCAGATAGTACGGGGATTGCTGTCTCGAACTATGATGATTCAGTTACACCAGTGGAGTACCGAGTCTACATCTGCCGGATTGACGATCCAATTCCGCAAGAGATTCTCAAGCGGGGTGGCTTCGGAAAGGCGGCAAATAAGACCCGGGGTTATGAAGTCACTGGTTCGAGTTTATCGTGGACGACAGACAATCCTTAG
- a CDS encoding prolipoprotein diacylglyceryl transferase family protein, giving the protein MHPILFTVGSVTIFSFGLFLALAILVGSLCFAILAKYSRLNLPGFFDNILFMIFVGVVGARIAYVITYPQYFRFPQGSWTNAFALWQGGLVFYGAIFGGLFAVWLILRSEKQYILKWLNILILGFLLAVALGQTGCQFGGCALGQTSSAKLAIDGRLPIALYEAIFSLLLFVFGLVMYLKKPLWRKDGKLFFVLSLVYLVGRVLCDYFREPLVMWRGLSASIIVDIVLIFAVTITMLIAARVKMFKKDAEVVY; this is encoded by the coding sequence ATGCATCCGATATTGTTTACTGTTGGATCGGTCACAATTTTTTCATTTGGATTATTTTTAGCACTTGCTATCTTAGTTGGGTCACTCTGTTTTGCCATACTTGCCAAATACAGCCGCCTAAACTTACCCGGTTTTTTTGACAACATACTTTTTATGATTTTTGTGGGCGTAGTTGGCGCCAGAATAGCGTATGTTATTACTTATCCGCAATACTTTCGCTTCCCTCAAGGCAGCTGGACCAACGCATTTGCTCTTTGGCAGGGCGGATTGGTATTTTACGGCGCAATTTTTGGCGGATTGTTCGCGGTTTGGTTGATATTGCGTAGCGAAAAACAGTACATCTTAAAATGGTTAAATATCTTAATTCTGGGCTTTTTGCTTGCAGTTGCGCTAGGGCAAACCGGCTGTCAGTTTGGCGGATGTGCTTTAGGGCAAACATCATCAGCGAAATTAGCGATTGATGGTAGATTGCCGATTGCACTGTATGAGGCTATCTTCTCATTATTACTTTTTGTCTTTGGATTAGTAATGTATCTTAAAAAACCACTGTGGCGCAAAGATGGCAAATTATTCTTCGTGTTATCGCTTGTTTACTTAGTCGGACGAGTGCTGTGTGACTACTTTAGAGAGCCGCTAGTAATGTGGAGAGGCCTATCTGCTTCAATTATTGTAGATATTGTATTGATATTTGCAGTAACCATAACTATGCTAATTGCCGCCAGAGTAAAGATGTTTAAAAAAGACGCCGAAGTAGTTTACTAA
- the rplT gene encoding 50S ribosomal protein L20, which produces MARVKRGMISRKRHKNLLALTKGYRGTRNNLIRMAKQATLNAGIFAYRDRRNKKRDFRSQWITTINIALQNEGVKYSQFIHQLTIKKIDLNRKALAEMAEKQPEAFTSLVKQVMN; this is translated from the coding sequence ATGGCCAGAGTAAAACGGGGAATGATCTCCCGAAAAAGACATAAAAATTTACTTGCGTTAACCAAAGGTTATCGTGGTACGCGTAATAATTTGATCCGCATGGCTAAACAAGCCACCTTAAATGCGGGAATTTTTGCTTACCGAGATCGTCGCAATAAAAAACGCGATTTTCGCTCACAGTGGATTACTACCATCAACATTGCCTTACAAAATGAAGGCGTCAAGTATTCGCAATTCATTCACCAATTAACTATTAAAAAAATTGATCTAAACCGCAAAGCCTTGGCCGAGATGGCCGAAAAACAGCCGGAAGCGTTTACATCTCTGGTCAAACAGGTAATGAACTAA
- the infC gene encoding translation initiation factor IF-3: MSSKSLRINDQITASSMLLIDQNGQSQGEVSRAQALELAESIGLDLVEVSPMAVPPVCKILDFGKMIYEETRAERKAKANQKTIDVKEIRLSLKISDHDLELKINQAKKFLTQGNKVRVVIKMKGREQIFAERAFATINEIGQKIGGKIEQSPSKLGNQISITIA; the protein is encoded by the coding sequence ATAAGTAGCAAATCGCTTCGAATAAACGATCAAATAACCGCCTCGTCAATGTTACTGATTGATCAAAACGGTCAGTCACAAGGTGAGGTTAGTCGTGCCCAGGCGTTAGAGTTAGCTGAAAGTATTGGCCTCGATTTGGTTGAAGTTTCGCCAATGGCTGTTCCGCCGGTTTGTAAAATTCTAGATTTTGGCAAGATGATTTACGAAGAAACCAGAGCGGAGCGAAAAGCCAAAGCAAACCAAAAAACCATTGATGTAAAAGAAATCCGCTTAAGTTTAAAAATTTCTGATCACGATTTGGAGCTGAAAATTAATCAGGCCAAAAAATTTCTAACGCAGGGAAATAAAGTTAGAGTGGTCATAAAAATGAAGGGTAGAGAGCAGATTTTTGCGGAAAGAGCATTCGCTACCATTAACGAAATCGGTCAGAAAATCGGTGGTAAGATCGAACAGTCCCCAAGCAAACTAGGTAACCAAATATCCATTACAATTGCATAA
- a CDS encoding polymer-forming cytoskeletal protein, whose product METFDTIIGQSVKMQGNLSNQGAIQVNGTVEGEIKSESLVIVGAGAVVRGPIKAKVVDISGEVSGTIFADDRLEIQPKGKLYGDITTRNLVIKMGAIFVGKSEVIHDKNGKSEPDADNA is encoded by the coding sequence ATGGAAACATTTGATACGATCATTGGGCAGAGCGTCAAAATGCAGGGGAACCTAAGTAACCAAGGGGCCATTCAAGTTAATGGGACGGTTGAGGGTGAAATTAAGTCCGAGTCTTTGGTGATTGTGGGTGCCGGCGCGGTGGTACGCGGGCCAATTAAAGCCAAAGTGGTAGATATTTCCGGTGAGGTTAGCGGCACCATTTTTGCCGATGATCGTTTGGAAATTCAGCCCAAGGGCAAACTTTATGGTGATATTACCACTCGCAATTTGGTGATCAAAATGGGTGCAATTTTTGTGGGCAAAAGCGAAGTAATTCACGATAAAAATGGGAAGTCAGAGCCGGATGCTGATAATGCCTAA
- a CDS encoding septum formation initiator family protein, with protein sequence MAIQHFQEETPRYQPNFFPLQYLGVLLVFGWCVFLVFSSVWKGVNQSKQLTSYKDDLDQIKLEVAVKERYIKYQKTDSFIEKQAREHFGYAKPGETIVNLPENSDQSAVVNDEEAAASAKTSESVKPSYVRLWWQYFFGK encoded by the coding sequence ATGGCAATACAACATTTTCAAGAAGAAACACCCCGTTATCAGCCGAATTTTTTCCCATTGCAATATCTGGGAGTGCTTTTGGTGTTTGGTTGGTGTGTCTTTTTGGTATTCAGCAGTGTTTGGAAAGGGGTAAACCAATCTAAACAGCTTACGAGTTACAAGGATGATTTAGACCAAATCAAACTGGAAGTAGCGGTAAAAGAGCGCTACATAAAATATCAAAAAACCGATAGTTTTATTGAAAAACAAGCACGTGAGCATTTTGGCTATGCCAAACCGGGCGAAACTATCGTTAATTTGCCCGAGAACTCAGACCAATCGGCAGTTGTTAACGATGAAGAAGCGGCGGCCAGCGCCAAAACCAGCGAGTCCGTCAAACCATCATACGTCCGGCTCTGGTGGCAGTACTTTTTTGGAAAATAA